DNA from Rhodobacteraceae bacterium M382:
GTCTGGCAAAATCGGTGCTGATCCACATGGAGGAAGGTCCGTTATTGGCCGTGATTCCGTCAACCCAGCAGGTCGACCTGACAGCATTGCAGGCAATGATGCACCGGCGGTTGGGGTTGGCACGCGAAGCAGACATGGTGCCTGTTTTTGACGATTGCGATCTTGGTGCCGCGCCGCCTGTCGGTATGGCCTATGACGTTCCAACAGTGATCGACGACAGCCTCACCGGGCTCGAAACTGTCTGGTTCGAAGCCGGAGATCACAAGACCCTGGTCGAAATGAAGGGGCGAGATTTCGATCGTCTCATGCGCCGGGCCGAACATGGCGACATCTGCTGTATCCAGTGACGCGGGCCGCAAGGCAGGGCGGACCTGCCTTGCGGGTGGTCCAAAGACTCAGTTTTCGACGCTTAGCCCCAGCATCCGCCAGACCTGCATTCCGCCGCGATAATAGTGGATCAAATCTGCTGGGTACCCGGCCTTGATCATGTTGCGCGCGGCATTGGGAGATTGGCCGCACC
Protein-coding regions in this window:
- a CDS encoding YbaK/EbsC family protein, coding for MIAARLKHHLEASNLPYDMRAHPYAATAQECAEAAHVPGDRLAKSVLIHMEEGPLLAVIPSTQQVDLTALQAMMHRRLGLAREADMVPVFDDCDLGAAPPVGMAYDVPTVIDDSLTGLETVWFEAGDHKTLVEMKGRDFDRLMRRAEHGDICCIQ